A genomic segment from Chitinophaga flava encodes:
- a CDS encoding bifunctional helix-turn-helix transcriptional regulator/GNAT family N-acetyltransferase translates to MNFFDTVGKMAIGSRLRLLTDKITEDAARIYDTYAVDMQPKWFPVFYVLSRGEQKTITEIAREIGHSHVSVSKIVREMAGKRLVKEKKDKADGRRTIISLSAKGMDMNTRIADQYTDVNNAIEELSAQAQHDLWKAVEEWEFLLEQKSLLRRVQAQRKQRESLQVKIVPYKPAYRKAFRDLNEEWISTWFKMEPADYKALDDPEGYILRKGGHILVALYNDEPVGVCALIRMQDPDYDYELAKMAVSPRVQGKNIGWLLGDACVQKTRSLGASKIYLESNTILKPAINLYHKLGFQKVTGRSTPYERCNIQMELVL, encoded by the coding sequence ATGAATTTTTTTGATACCGTAGGTAAAATGGCGATCGGCAGCAGACTCCGGCTGTTGACAGACAAGATCACCGAAGACGCCGCCCGGATATACGACACCTATGCCGTAGATATGCAGCCTAAATGGTTTCCCGTATTTTATGTGCTCTCCCGGGGCGAACAAAAAACCATCACCGAAATAGCCAGGGAAATAGGGCATTCGCATGTATCGGTTAGTAAAATTGTCCGGGAAATGGCCGGTAAAAGACTGGTAAAAGAGAAAAAAGACAAAGCCGACGGACGCAGGACCATAATCAGTTTATCCGCCAAAGGCATGGACATGAATACCCGGATCGCCGATCAGTACACAGATGTAAACAATGCCATCGAAGAGCTGTCGGCACAGGCGCAACATGACCTGTGGAAAGCCGTTGAGGAATGGGAGTTTCTGCTGGAACAGAAATCGCTGCTACGCCGTGTTCAGGCACAGCGGAAACAACGGGAAAGCCTCCAGGTGAAAATCGTTCCATACAAACCCGCATACCGCAAGGCTTTCAGAGATCTCAACGAAGAATGGATATCCACCTGGTTTAAAATGGAGCCTGCGGATTACAAAGCACTCGATGACCCGGAAGGTTATATCCTTCGTAAAGGCGGCCATATACTGGTAGCGCTTTACAACGACGAGCCCGTAGGTGTTTGTGCCCTGATCCGTATGCAGGACCCCGACTACGATTACGAACTGGCCAAGATGGCGGTTTCTCCCCGCGTACAAGGCAAAAACATCGGCTGGCTGCTGGGCGATGCCTGTGTTCAGAAAACCCGTTCACTAGGTGCGTCAAAGATATACCTCGAAAGCAATACCATCCTCAAACCAGCCATCAATCTGTATCATAAACTGGGATTTCAGAAAGTGACCGGCAGAAGTACACCTTATGAACGGTGCAATATCCAGATGGAGCTGGTGTTATAG
- a CDS encoding LytR/AlgR family response regulator transcription factor, which produces MSLNCLIVDDEPNAVKLLELHIQQTTNWQLIGKCYNALEALECLKQHKADVVFLDINMPRLNGMELAGLLPSNMKIVFTTAHSEFAADSYNYQTLDYLLKPITLTRFLAARQKIEACFRQGITLDKIEEQPEPDYFFVKSGKTLLRIRLSELLYFEGEKEYVRVVTIREEVLVYKRLKEIAEQLGAPFIRVHNSYIVNTSQIEKILDNHIHIADKRIPLSEKFRPDFMALIQQRFL; this is translated from the coding sequence ATGAGTTTGAACTGCCTTATTGTAGATGATGAGCCCAACGCGGTTAAACTGCTGGAACTGCATATCCAGCAAACAACCAACTGGCAACTCATAGGTAAATGTTACAACGCGCTGGAAGCACTGGAATGCCTGAAACAGCATAAAGCTGATGTGGTGTTTCTGGATATCAATATGCCGCGGCTGAACGGCATGGAACTGGCAGGGCTGCTGCCCAGCAATATGAAGATCGTATTTACAACAGCACATTCTGAATTTGCAGCTGACAGTTACAACTACCAAACGCTGGATTATCTGTTAAAACCCATCACCCTTACCCGCTTTCTGGCAGCCCGGCAGAAGATAGAAGCCTGTTTCCGCCAGGGTATCACACTGGACAAAATAGAAGAGCAGCCCGAACCGGACTACTTTTTTGTGAAGTCGGGCAAAACACTGCTACGCATCCGTTTGTCTGAACTGCTATACTTTGAAGGAGAGAAGGAATACGTACGAGTGGTTACCATCCGGGAAGAAGTGCTGGTGTACAAACGTTTGAAAGAGATCGCTGAACAACTGGGAGCTCCCTTTATCCGCGTACATAATTCCTATATCGTTAATACCAGCCAGATAGAGAAGATACTGGACAATCATATTCATATTGCTGACAAACGGATTCCGTTGAGTGAGAAGTTCCGCCCCGATTTTATGGCACTGATACAACAACGTTTTCTATAA
- a CDS encoding SRPBCC domain-containing protein, translating to MSKTIIQDVLFKNTTPRELYDIYTDGKKHSIATGAPAEISPTEGSSYSAHSGYITGKNLQLIPDRLIVQSWRAQSWDAGDIDSTFIIYLEPIGSDVMLHAVHANVPDNAYDDIDAGWKKMYWEPFRLYLAGTPITKASM from the coding sequence ATGTCTAAAACAATCATTCAGGATGTATTATTTAAGAATACTACACCCAGGGAGCTCTATGACATTTACACGGACGGAAAAAAACATAGCATCGCTACTGGCGCTCCGGCCGAAATCAGTCCCACTGAGGGTAGCAGCTATTCCGCCCACAGCGGTTATATCACGGGAAAAAACCTTCAGCTGATCCCGGACCGGCTGATCGTACAGTCGTGGAGAGCACAGAGCTGGGATGCCGGTGATATAGACTCTACCTTTATCATCTACCTTGAGCCAATAGGCTCCGATGTCATGCTGCATGCTGTTCATGCTAATGTGCCGGACAATGCCTACGATGACATCGACGCCGGCTGGAAAAAAATGTACTGGGAACCTTTCAGGCTATACCTCGCCGGAACACCTATCACTAAAGCATCCATGTAG
- a CDS encoding penicillin-binding protein activator LpoB, which produces MSKINALAFSGILMSAIFMQGCAPRKVTRVDEKQQIDISGRWNNTDSRLTAEEMINSALSENWLPEFAQEHAGKKPVVIVGMVANKSHEHIDAETFIKDMERSFVTTQKVRLVQGGAKREELRGERADQQKNASVSTMKKWGLEVGADYILQGSINSIVDSHKKQMVVYYQVDLELTDLQSNEVKWIGNKKIAKYVKN; this is translated from the coding sequence ATGTCTAAAATTAATGCATTAGCATTTTCAGGGATACTTATGTCCGCTATTTTCATGCAGGGATGTGCTCCCCGCAAAGTTACCAGGGTAGATGAAAAGCAACAGATAGATATCAGCGGCCGCTGGAATAATACCGATTCACGCCTCACTGCTGAAGAAATGATCAACAGCGCACTGAGTGAAAACTGGCTCCCCGAATTTGCTCAGGAACATGCAGGCAAAAAGCCCGTTGTCATCGTAGGCATGGTAGCCAACAAAAGCCATGAACACATTGATGCCGAAACCTTCATCAAGGATATGGAAAGATCTTTTGTGACCACCCAGAAAGTAAGGCTGGTACAAGGTGGCGCTAAAAGAGAAGAACTCCGCGGAGAACGTGCCGATCAGCAAAAAAATGCTTCCGTGTCTACCATGAAAAAATGGGGCCTGGAAGTAGGAGCAGACTATATACTCCAGGGAAGCATCAACTCCATCGTCGACTCACATAAAAAACAAATGGTGGTATACTATCAGGTAGATCTGGAACTGACCGACCTACAAAGCAACGAAGTAAAATGGATCGGAAATAAGAAAATCGCGAAATACGTTAAGAATTAA
- a CDS encoding MFS transporter translates to MATVSLQSAAGRWVVISSILASAMAFIDGTALNVALPALQRSLHATGADLFWVLNAYMLMLASLILLGGTLGDRLGRRRIFMTGIFIFIIGSAACGLAGTVTWLIIFRMLQGIGGALMIPGSLSLISSSIDEAERGKAIGTWSSATTLVTIGGPILGGALADAGLWRYIFFINIPIGVITLLLLAWKVAEQQEQGGPGKQDFAGAVLIVLGLALLTFGFLRMPLSGFSSLPVYGSIAGGLLLLIAFVMVERRSPCPMLPLYLFNNKIFSGTNLLTFFLYAGLSAAMLFLSLNMVQIQGYTQLESGLSFLPFTILMVFLARLAGSLADKYGPRWFLVIGPFTAGTGMLLLASVGQTSGPASFWTTFLPGIVVLGLGMSLTVAPLTATVMGSVSSHLSGTASGVNNAITRIAGVFAIAVFGALAVLYFSDSVQHSLSQLPLNAAQKQAIIAQTANLGNATVPGNIPPDNKATIIHIYHQHFIQTYARVMGTSGLLGWLGSVMALIFIKSPRAKALG, encoded by the coding sequence ATGGCAACCGTATCACTTCAGAGCGCTGCTGGCAGATGGGTAGTAATATCCTCCATTCTGGCTTCTGCCATGGCTTTTATAGACGGCACCGCGCTCAATGTAGCACTGCCTGCCCTACAGCGCAGCCTGCACGCCACCGGAGCCGACCTCTTCTGGGTATTAAACGCCTATATGCTGATGCTGGCCTCTCTGATATTACTGGGCGGTACACTGGGCGACAGACTGGGCCGCCGCAGAATTTTTATGACAGGCATCTTTATCTTCATCATCGGCTCCGCCGCCTGTGGCCTGGCTGGCACCGTTACCTGGCTGATTATCTTCAGAATGCTGCAAGGCATCGGCGGCGCCCTGATGATACCCGGCAGCCTGTCTCTCATCTCCTCTTCCATCGACGAAGCAGAAAGAGGAAAAGCCATCGGTACCTGGTCATCCGCCACCACACTGGTAACCATCGGCGGCCCCATCCTCGGCGGCGCCCTCGCCGACGCCGGCCTGTGGCGCTATATCTTCTTTATTAATATACCCATTGGCGTTATTACCCTGCTCCTGCTGGCATGGAAAGTAGCCGAACAACAGGAACAGGGCGGCCCAGGTAAACAGGACTTCGCCGGCGCCGTACTCATCGTACTGGGGCTGGCCCTGCTCACCTTCGGCTTTCTGCGGATGCCGCTATCCGGATTCAGCAGCCTGCCCGTATATGGCAGCATCGCCGGCGGCCTGCTACTACTCATAGCCTTCGTCATGGTAGAACGCCGCAGCCCCTGCCCCATGCTACCCCTCTATCTATTCAACAACAAAATCTTCAGCGGCACCAACCTCCTGACCTTCTTTCTATATGCAGGACTAAGCGCCGCCATGCTCTTCCTCTCGCTCAACATGGTACAGATACAAGGCTATACACAACTGGAATCAGGACTGTCATTTCTGCCCTTTACCATCCTCATGGTATTCCTCGCCCGCCTCGCCGGAAGCCTGGCAGATAAATACGGTCCACGATGGTTCCTCGTCATTGGCCCCTTTACCGCCGGCACCGGTATGCTACTACTCGCATCCGTAGGCCAGACCAGCGGCCCGGCCAGTTTCTGGACCACCTTCCTCCCCGGCATCGTAGTACTGGGTCTGGGCATGTCGCTGACAGTAGCCCCATTAACCGCCACCGTTATGGGCTCCGTAAGCAGCCACCTCTCAGGTACCGCCTCCGGCGTCAACAATGCCATCACCAGAATCGCCGGCGTATTCGCCATAGCCGTATTTGGCGCCCTGGCCGTCCTGTATTTCTCTGACAGCGTACAACACTCGCTCTCCCAGCTACCACTCAACGCCGCACAAAAACAAGCCATCATAGCCCAGACAGCCAACCTAGGCAATGCCACCGTCCCCGGAAATATTCCTCCGGACAACAAAGCCACCATCATCCACATCTATCATCAACACTTTATCCAAACCTACGCCAGAGTAATGGGCACCTCCGGACTACTGGGCTGGCTCGGAAGCGTAATGGCGCTGATATTCATCAAGTCTCCCAGGGCTAAAGCCCTGGGCTAA
- a CDS encoding COG3014 family protein has translation MPSFFSCHTYNKAISPYYEAVAHGRFDEAANKLDKTKFFKYGRNKLLFNMEKGKTAFLQGRYEESNLYFNAADSILVSGGRNKALDQALGLITNPAMQVYKGEDFERLLIHYYKSINYLQLNKTEDATVEARRITLGTYALNDRKNNNENKYSKDAFSLIVQGIIYESGGDVNNAFISYRNAADIFLKKEDKSYYGVAMPAQLQQDLLRTAYQLGFNEEVQYYEKQFGLTYKPAPDTDGGEVLVFWENGLAPVKEETNFFFTLTERGPGNFVFTDPNNTIFIPFDFALFSRDSCHRLRRNFEAFRVAFPSYVEQPLYYTAGSIQRDSTFSASLEKVEDVNQLAFRTLQERFLKEMGLALTRLAIKKLAEYQIKKEDQVLGEAFNLLSILTEKADTRNWQSLPHSIYYSRIPLKKGDNRITLTLKGKGNPQTVVFNVVGNGRLQTLHYASLQKS, from the coding sequence ATGCCTTCTTTTTTTTCGTGCCATACTTACAACAAAGCCATCAGCCCTTACTATGAAGCTGTCGCCCATGGCCGGTTTGATGAAGCAGCCAATAAACTGGATAAGACAAAGTTTTTCAAATACGGCCGCAACAAGCTGCTGTTTAATATGGAGAAGGGTAAGACGGCTTTCCTGCAGGGACGTTATGAAGAAAGCAATCTGTATTTTAATGCAGCCGATTCCATACTCGTAAGTGGTGGCCGCAACAAAGCCCTGGACCAGGCCCTCGGACTGATCACAAACCCTGCTATGCAGGTATACAAGGGAGAAGATTTTGAAAGACTGCTCATTCACTATTATAAATCCATCAACTACCTGCAACTGAATAAAACAGAAGATGCTACGGTAGAAGCACGCCGAATCACACTGGGCACCTATGCCCTCAACGACCGCAAAAACAACAACGAAAACAAATACAGCAAAGACGCTTTTTCCCTGATTGTACAGGGCATCATATACGAAAGCGGCGGAGATGTGAACAATGCTTTTATTTCCTACCGCAACGCGGCAGACATCTTCCTGAAAAAAGAAGATAAAAGTTACTACGGTGTAGCCATGCCGGCACAACTGCAGCAAGACTTGTTACGCACCGCTTATCAGCTGGGCTTTAACGAGGAAGTGCAGTACTACGAAAAACAATTTGGGCTTACCTATAAGCCTGCACCGGATACTGACGGGGGCGAAGTGCTGGTGTTCTGGGAGAACGGACTGGCGCCCGTAAAAGAAGAGACTAATTTTTTCTTTACGCTGACAGAAAGAGGACCAGGTAATTTTGTTTTTACAGACCCCAATAACACCATTTTTATTCCCTTTGATTTTGCGCTGTTTTCGCGTGACTCCTGTCATCGCCTGAGACGCAACTTTGAAGCCTTCCGGGTGGCCTTCCCCAGTTATGTGGAACAGCCCTTGTACTATACAGCGGGCAGTATACAAAGAGACAGTACCTTCTCTGCCTCACTCGAAAAAGTGGAAGATGTCAACCAGCTGGCCTTCCGCACGCTGCAGGAGCGCTTTTTAAAAGAGATGGGGCTGGCGCTGACAAGACTGGCCATCAAAAAACTGGCTGAATACCAGATCAAAAAAGAAGATCAGGTATTGGGAGAAGCATTTAATCTGTTAAGTATACTCACTGAAAAAGCAGATACGCGCAACTGGCAAAGTCTCCCGCATTCTATCTACTACTCCCGTATTCCGCTGAAAAAAGGAGATAACAGGATCACCCTCACACTCAAGGGAAAAGGGAATCCTCAGACAGTTGTGTTTAATGTAGTAGGGAATGGCAGGTTACAGACCTTACATTATGCATCGTTACAGAAATCATGA
- a CDS encoding sensor histidine kinase, whose translation MSTAVRVQWLIWLMVLLLLFFTLLPEDSLGQSVTYALLNTSFYAMVVYGNISFLYPRLFLKNRKVLYIIAAILFLLSLSITRAYLMMWLYNLLFNPKPDATIMLSTMQLLRNVFGMLTIFLLGFVLRMAIAYFILKRETEEILLQHAQTELNLLKSQVQPHFLFNTLNNIYYEAFREAPRTALLIERLSEIMRYFVDESPKDKVKLSTEINFLENYIALEKIRIRHEIGLNFIKDASDDCQLPPMLLMTFVENIFKHGIDKTSTRNDIEISLVRQHNRLVFSTCNEIPRQPVSSSGRGSGIENLRKRLVLLYGDNFELKTEKSNNHFIASLTVPL comes from the coding sequence ATGTCTACTGCGGTACGGGTGCAATGGTTGATATGGCTGATGGTATTACTATTGCTGTTTTTTACGTTGCTGCCGGAGGACAGCCTGGGCCAGTCGGTAACCTATGCTTTGCTGAATACTTCCTTCTATGCGATGGTGGTGTACGGTAATATCAGTTTTTTATATCCCCGCTTGTTCCTGAAAAACAGGAAGGTGCTGTATATCATTGCTGCCATTCTTTTTTTGTTGAGCTTGAGCATCACCAGGGCCTATCTGATGATGTGGCTGTACAACCTGTTGTTTAATCCTAAGCCTGATGCCACTATCATGCTGAGTACCATGCAGCTGCTCCGTAATGTGTTTGGTATGCTCACGATTTTTCTGCTGGGTTTTGTGTTGAGGATGGCCATTGCTTATTTTATTTTGAAGCGGGAAACGGAGGAGATACTGCTACAACATGCACAAACAGAATTGAATCTGTTGAAGTCGCAGGTGCAGCCGCATTTCCTGTTTAATACGCTCAACAACATCTATTATGAGGCTTTCCGCGAAGCGCCCCGCACGGCTTTGCTGATAGAAAGGTTGTCGGAGATCATGCGTTATTTTGTAGATGAAAGCCCGAAGGATAAAGTCAAATTATCTACAGAAATAAATTTTCTGGAAAATTATATTGCCCTCGAAAAGATCCGAATCCGGCATGAAATTGGTCTGAATTTTATCAAAGATGCCAGTGATGACTGCCAGTTGCCTCCTATGCTGCTGATGACTTTTGTGGAGAATATTTTTAAGCATGGGATTGATAAAACCAGCACCCGTAATGATATTGAGATATCGCTGGTACGGCAACACAATCGTCTTGTTTTCAGTACCTGCAATGAAATACCCCGGCAGCCTGTCAGTAGCAGCGGGCGCGGATCAGGGATAGAAAATCTGCGAAAACGCCTGGTGTTGTTGTATGGAGATAATTTTGAGCTGAAGACAGAGAAATCAAATAACCATTTTATAGCCTCCTTAACCGTCCCTTTATGA